The following nucleotide sequence is from uncultured Draconibacterium sp..
CTGTGTTTTCATCAAAGCAAAACGGAATAATATAGTTTTTGATGTAACGATAGTTAAAGCTCTACGTCTTATTCGAAAACAAAGACATGAAACGTATAGCTTTAATTTTATTGGTGGGTCTTTTTTTAATGACCTCGTGTGTTTATGAATCGGGAGTATCAGAAGCCTATTCCAAATATCGTTTTAAAGATGGTGTGACTACGGTTACTGTGCCGGGCTGGGTAATTCATCTTGCAGCCGGTATTGGAAACCTGGAAGATAGTGAACGCGATTTACTGAATAGTATCGATGGCGTTAAAGTAATTGCTGTTGAAGACGATGATATGAATGCCCGAATTGATCTGCACGAAGAGTTTTACAAGAAAATAAGCGAGAAAAAGGATTATGAACAATTATTGGTTGTTCGTGAGGAAGACCAGTATGTAACCATTTTTGGCCGCATGGATGAATCGGTAATTAAAGAAATGGTTATCCTGGTTGGTGGCGACGACAATGCCCTGATTTACGTTAAAGGCGAAATCAGCCCCGAAATTCTTAATAATCAAATTGATATCTCGAATCCGGATCGTTTTTTGAGCTTTAAACATTAATCAGGACAGTGTTTAATGGAACCCTATATATAGTTCTTTAGTTTTCGTTAAAGAACTTTTTCTTATGTATTTCTGCATAACCCAATAATTTTTCAGCAATTTCAGGATGGTCAAGAATAACGTTCGTTGTTTCGTATGGATCGTTTTCCATATCAAACAACGATAGTTCAATTCTTGCAGAATAATCATACTTCCCGGGCATTCCATCTTTTCCTTTTATATCTGTCATTGTGCGGTAATTATGGGGGAGGTGTAACTTCCACTTTCCGTCGCCCGACAATACTGCCTGAAATTCCCTGTCGTTGGTAAATGCATAATAGTCGTGCGGATTTGTAGCACCCGGTTTCCCGGAGATAATGTCCCATACGTTTTTCCCGTCAATCTCCGTTTTTGGAAGCGGAATATTAGCTACCTCACAGAG
It contains:
- a CDS encoding DUF4252 domain-containing protein; translated protein: MKRIALILLVGLFLMTSCVYESGVSEAYSKYRFKDGVTTVTVPGWVIHLAAGIGNLEDSERDLLNSIDGVKVIAVEDDDMNARIDLHEEFYKKISEKKDYEQLLVVREEDQYVTIFGRMDESVIKEMVILVGGDDNALIYVKGEISPEILNNQIDISNPDRFLSFKH